The Flavobacterium sp. HJ-32-4 genome contains a region encoding:
- a CDS encoding response regulator transcription factor — protein sequence MARPLVLIVEDELIIALDIKEILEEEGYEARINITSVDDAIAAIRESKPALVLIDINLKQAKDGIDLGTFLLQDDTVPFLYITSYSDKTTLERASETRPYGYIVKPFKRADLITTVSIVLNNFRHRHIDVMRQDKEITDDIPFILKQSIRYINENITERIKITDLAAQTRWESQHYNRMFTKYVGMTPYQYIIEKKIDKAKTLLTETDIPIVQISFDVGFKSHSNFCALFKRATGKTPQAFRKWQEVQRRYLPE from the coding sequence ATGGCACGACCATTGGTTCTCATAGTCGAAGATGAACTCATCATCGCCCTTGACATCAAGGAAATCCTGGAGGAAGAAGGGTATGAGGCGCGGATCAACATCACCAGCGTCGACGATGCCATTGCCGCCATCCGCGAGAGCAAACCGGCTTTGGTGCTGATCGACATCAACCTCAAACAGGCCAAAGACGGCATCGACCTGGGTACCTTCCTGTTACAAGACGATACGGTTCCGTTTCTTTACATTACGTCCTACTCCGACAAAACCACGCTCGAACGGGCCTCCGAAACCCGTCCGTATGGTTATATCGTCAAACCGTTCAAACGCGCCGACCTGATTACGACGGTTTCCATCGTGTTAAACAATTTCCGGCATCGGCATATCGATGTCATGCGGCAGGACAAGGAGATTACCGACGATATTCCCTTCATCCTGAAACAGTCGATCCGCTACATCAATGAGAACATCACCGAGCGCATCAAGATAACAGACCTCGCGGCACAAACCCGATGGGAGTCGCAGCACTACAACCGGATGTTTACCAAATATGTAGGGATGACACCCTACCAATACATCATCGAAAAGAAAATCGATAAGGCAAAGACGCTGCTGACCGAAACGGATATTCCGATCGTACAGATCTCGTTTGATGTCGGCTTCAAGAGCCACAGCAACTTCTGCGCGCTCTTCAAACGCGCCACAGGCAAGACGCCACAGGCCTTCCGGAAATGGCAGGAGGTGCAGCGCCGCTACCTTCCGGAATAG
- a CDS encoding cation-translocating P-type ATPase, whose protein sequence is MTHQNYHVEGLSEAEVHAARTKYGRNEMEFRAQSELWLAIKRTATEPMMVLLLVAAAIYFVSGKTGDGLFLCGAIAFQTSLSLYQYSRSKNALEKLKALTQPKCKVVRGGLVVEVDTADVVVGDSLMVEEGAAIVADGVITHSNDFSVNESVLTGESMPVAKSPHSEDNRIYKGTTVLGGLAIATVTAVGNASRLGRIGTSMDAITEEKTPLELQIGHFVRNMALAGTAVFVLVWVLNYLQNRDLLSSLLQSLTLALSILPEEIPVAFTTFMALGAWRLMKMGIVVKQMKTVEALGSATVICTDKTGTITENRMSLARLFTLPNTITPADTSLSKSEKQLVRLAMWASEPIAFDPMEKALHQKYGTLFPSDERPSFSLVHEYPLSGKPPMMTHVFENAKGVRIIAAKGAPEALIAVCGLSEEEKKAVHDAVHALAADGLRILGVGTSDFAGMDFPERQQQLPFRFLGLVAFYDPPKANIQNVLEDFYTAGIAVKIITGDNEATTKAIARQIGFVGCEKSISGDDFMRLTPAERLPSVMEHHLFTRMYPEAKLAVIEALKAQQQIVAMTGDGVNDGPALKAAHIGIAMGSSGTALAQKAASLVLQEDDLSKMVDAIAMGRKIYANLKKAIQYIISIHIPIILTVFIPLVLGWLYPHLFSPLHIIFLEVIMGPTCSIIYENEPLEPNAMQQKPRPFTTTFFKGRELSTSIVQGLVITLATLSMYQFAVHQHYSEALTRTLVFVVLISANSTLTLVNRSFYYSVLTTTRYRNPMVPGIIALTTALVDLLVFVPPLTRFFEFETPGWTMLALSVGLGIVSAMWYEVVKWVRRRKHTRL, encoded by the coding sequence ATGACCCACCAGAATTACCATGTTGAAGGCCTGAGCGAGGCCGAGGTACACGCAGCCCGGACGAAATACGGACGGAATGAAATGGAGTTCCGGGCGCAGAGCGAGTTGTGGCTGGCCATCAAACGGACGGCTACCGAGCCAATGATGGTGCTGCTTCTGGTGGCGGCTGCGATTTATTTTGTAAGTGGGAAAACGGGCGACGGCCTTTTCCTGTGTGGTGCCATCGCCTTCCAGACGTCGTTATCCCTTTATCAATATTCAAGAAGTAAGAACGCGCTCGAAAAGCTCAAAGCCCTTACCCAACCCAAATGCAAGGTGGTGCGCGGCGGCCTCGTGGTGGAGGTCGACACCGCCGATGTGGTGGTGGGTGACAGCCTGATGGTGGAAGAAGGTGCGGCGATTGTGGCCGACGGCGTTATTACCCATTCCAACGACTTTTCGGTGAACGAATCCGTGCTGACAGGCGAGTCAATGCCCGTGGCGAAAAGCCCTCATTCGGAGGATAACCGCATTTACAAAGGGACAACAGTTTTGGGTGGTCTTGCGATTGCAACCGTTACCGCGGTGGGGAATGCCTCCCGGTTGGGGCGCATCGGCACCAGTATGGACGCCATTACGGAGGAGAAAACGCCGCTTGAACTACAGATCGGTCATTTCGTGCGCAACATGGCACTGGCCGGTACGGCGGTGTTCGTGCTTGTTTGGGTACTCAACTACCTCCAAAACCGCGATCTTTTGTCGAGTTTGCTACAATCACTGACGCTGGCGCTAAGCATCCTGCCAGAAGAAATTCCGGTGGCCTTTACGACGTTTATGGCGCTCGGTGCATGGCGACTCATGAAGATGGGCATCGTAGTCAAGCAAATGAAAACGGTGGAGGCATTGGGAAGCGCGACGGTTATCTGTACGGACAAGACCGGTACCATCACGGAAAACCGGATGAGCCTCGCGCGCCTGTTTACCTTACCCAACACCATCACCCCCGCGGATACCTCACTTTCGAAGTCGGAAAAACAATTGGTGCGCCTGGCAATGTGGGCCAGTGAACCCATCGCCTTTGATCCGATGGAGAAAGCGCTGCACCAAAAGTATGGCACCCTGTTTCCTTCGGATGAACGGCCTTCTTTTTCGCTGGTTCACGAGTATCCTTTAAGTGGCAAGCCGCCGATGATGACACACGTCTTTGAAAACGCAAAGGGTGTGCGGATCATCGCCGCCAAAGGGGCGCCCGAAGCGTTGATTGCCGTGTGTGGGCTGTCGGAAGAAGAGAAAAAGGCCGTGCACGACGCGGTGCATGCGCTGGCCGCCGACGGACTCCGTATCCTGGGGGTCGGCACGTCGGATTTTGCCGGAATGGATTTCCCGGAACGCCAACAGCAGCTTCCGTTTCGTTTTTTAGGATTGGTCGCGTTTTATGATCCACCGAAAGCGAATATCCAGAACGTACTGGAGGATTTTTATACGGCCGGCATCGCCGTAAAGATCATCACCGGTGACAACGAGGCGACTACCAAAGCCATCGCACGGCAGATTGGTTTTGTGGGATGTGAGAAGAGCATCAGCGGCGATGACTTCATGCGACTCACGCCAGCGGAACGACTGCCCAGTGTGATGGAGCATCATCTCTTCACACGGATGTATCCGGAAGCGAAACTGGCGGTCATCGAGGCCCTCAAGGCGCAACAGCAGATCGTGGCCATGACCGGCGACGGGGTAAACGATGGTCCGGCCCTGAAAGCCGCACATATCGGTATTGCCATGGGAAGCTCGGGCACGGCGCTGGCCCAGAAGGCGGCTTCGCTGGTCTTGCAGGAAGACGATCTTTCGAAGATGGTCGATGCGATCGCCATGGGCCGGAAGATCTATGCGAACCTGAAGAAGGCGATACAGTATATCATTTCCATCCACATTCCTATTATTCTTACGGTCTTTATCCCGTTGGTACTGGGTTGGCTGTATCCGCATCTTTTCTCGCCTTTGCATATCATTTTCCTCGAGGTCATCATGGGGCCGACCTGTTCCATCATCTACGAAAATGAACCACTTGAGCCGAACGCCATGCAGCAGAAACCGCGGCCGTTCACGACCACTTTTTTCAAGGGGCGGGAGTTGTCGACCAGTATCGTGCAGGGACTCGTCATTACACTGGCCACCTTGTCGATGTACCAGTTTGCGGTGCACCAACACTATAGCGAAGCGCTGACCCGTACGCTGGTGTTCGTCGTGCTGATCTCCGCCAACAGTACCCTGACGCTGGTAAACCGGTCGTTTTATTACTCGGTGCTGACCACCACCCGCTATCGCAACCCCATGGTGCCGGGCATCATTGCGCTCACCACTGCACTCGTAGACCTGTTGGTTTTTGTGCCACCCCTGACCCGCTTTTTTGAGTTTGAAACGCCTGGATGGACGATGTTGGCGCTTTCTGTCGGCCTGGGAATCGTCTCCGCGATGTGGTACGAGGTCGTGAAATGGGTACGTAGGCGAAAGCACACCCGGTTGTAG
- a CDS encoding T9SS sorting signal type C domain-containing protein → MSVPAFESHSLVVYKDTDAVLTLDADASLINTVRIFDSRGRLVYTQPNLNTTVTKLRDLKPAAQVLLVQITSNDGRVVTKKVAY, encoded by the coding sequence TTGTCAGTTCCGGCTTTTGAATCCCACTCGCTGGTAGTCTATAAAGACACTGACGCGGTATTGACGCTCGATGCCGATGCTTCTTTGATAAACACGGTTCGGATCTTCGATAGTCGTGGGCGTTTGGTGTATACCCAACCGAACCTAAACACTACGGTCACGAAATTACGCGACCTGAAACCCGCAGCCCAGGTGTTGTTGGTGCAGATTACGTCGAACGATGGCAGGGTGGTGACGAAGAAAGTCGCGTACTAA